From a region of the Enterobacter cancerogenus genome:
- a CDS encoding AzlC family ABC transporter permease: protein MTHPLSCLKGDTIKAIVLVCLAVGVVGMSYGSLAMAYGFPLWVPFVLSLTVLAGASEFMFIGIVASGGNPLAAAAAGLLVNARHVPFGVTVRELVGKRGLSFLGCHIMNDESVVFGLSQNTPEQRKAAYWLCGLGVAIIWPLGALLGAMVGKLLPDPETIGLDAVFPAILLALVVPAFKNRTTLIRACSGAVLSLAAVPFAPAGLPVLLSLLGLVARKK from the coding sequence ATGACGCATCCTCTCTCCTGCCTCAAAGGCGACACGATAAAAGCGATCGTTCTGGTCTGCCTGGCGGTTGGCGTCGTCGGCATGTCTTATGGATCGCTGGCGATGGCGTACGGGTTTCCGCTCTGGGTGCCCTTTGTCCTGTCACTCACCGTGCTGGCGGGTGCATCCGAGTTTATGTTTATCGGCATTGTGGCGAGCGGCGGTAACCCGCTGGCGGCCGCGGCGGCGGGATTACTGGTTAACGCCCGCCACGTTCCGTTTGGCGTCACGGTGCGCGAGCTGGTCGGCAAACGCGGCCTGAGCTTCCTGGGCTGCCACATCATGAATGACGAAAGCGTGGTATTTGGGCTGTCGCAAAACACGCCCGAGCAGCGTAAAGCCGCCTACTGGCTGTGCGGCCTGGGCGTGGCCATCATCTGGCCTCTTGGCGCGTTGCTGGGGGCGATGGTCGGCAAACTGCTGCCGGACCCGGAAACCATCGGCCTGGACGCGGTTTTCCCCGCCATTTTGCTGGCGTTAGTGGTACCGGCGTTTAAAAACCGCACCACGCTTATCCGCGCCTGCAGCGGCGCGGTGCTGTCGCTGGCCGCCGTGCCGTTTGCCCCGGCCGGCTTGCCGGTACTGCTCTCGTTACTGGGCCTCGTCGCGAGGAAAAAATAA
- a CDS encoding helix-turn-helix domain-containing protein: MTQPISVIAKSLVRERLRTGHSLAEIARRAGIAKSTLSQLESGNGNPSLETLWSLCVALDIPFARLLEPQLPTTQVIRRGEGTKVIAGQANYEAILLAACPPGARRDIYLLLTQPGADRISQPHPPGSVEHIIVTQGRAKVGLLDNPEELGEGDYICYPADQPHIFKALEPDTHALLVAEQN, from the coding sequence ATGACGCAGCCAATCAGCGTGATCGCCAAAAGTCTGGTGCGAGAACGCCTGCGAACCGGGCACTCACTGGCGGAAATTGCCCGCCGTGCCGGGATCGCGAAATCCACGCTTTCGCAGCTAGAGTCCGGCAACGGTAACCCGAGCCTGGAAACGCTCTGGTCGCTTTGCGTGGCGCTGGATATTCCCTTTGCCCGTCTGCTGGAGCCGCAGCTGCCCACGACACAGGTGATCCGCCGGGGAGAAGGAACCAAGGTGATTGCCGGGCAGGCCAACTATGAAGCCATATTGCTGGCGGCATGCCCGCCGGGGGCGCGGCGTGATATCTATTTGCTGCTCACCCAGCCTGGCGCAGACCGCATTTCCCAGCCGCATCCGCCGGGATCGGTAGAGCACATTATCGTGACCCAGGGCCGCGCGAAAGTGGGGCTACTGGATAACCCGGAGGAGCTGGGGGAAGGGGACTACATCTGTTATCCGGCAGACCAGCCGCATATCTTTAAGGCGCTGGAGCCGGACACGCACGCGCTGCTGGTGGCGGAACAAAATTAA
- a CDS encoding Hcp family type VI secretion system effector translates to MPIPPYMWLKDDGGADIKGSVDVKDREGSIEIIGLSHGVNLPVDSANGAITGTRQHSSMRIEKEVDSSTPYLYKAAATGQALKSAEIKFYHINDAGQEVCYYTVFMENVKVTGVNCSVPNVKIAANDKINHVESVSLQYEKITWRIVDGNIQHSDAWNERATA, encoded by the coding sequence ATGCCAATTCCTCCCTATATGTGGCTCAAAGACGATGGCGGTGCAGATATCAAAGGCTCAGTAGATGTCAAAGACCGCGAAGGAAGCATTGAGATTATCGGGCTGAGTCATGGCGTCAATTTGCCGGTAGACAGCGCTAATGGGGCGATCACCGGTACGCGTCAGCACTCTTCAATGAGAATCGAAAAGGAAGTGGATAGTTCTACTCCCTATCTTTATAAAGCCGCTGCCACCGGCCAGGCGCTGAAAAGCGCAGAAATTAAGTTCTATCACATCAACGATGCAGGTCAGGAGGTGTGTTATTACACCGTATTTATGGAGAACGTAAAGGTAACCGGCGTTAACTGTAGCGTGCCAAACGTGAAAATCGCAGCCAACGACAAAATCAATCACGTCGAAAGCGTCAGCTTGCAGTATGAGAAAATCACCTGGCGCATTGTTGACGGCAATATCCAGCATAGCGACGCGTGGAACGAACGCGCCACGGCATGA